The sequence GAGGTGACTGTATATTTTTCACTTCCATTGTTAAAACAATTTCTGTACAGACACAATATTTTCCAGAAATAAAAAGACACACTATGGGGTAATTTGTCACAATGATGTGATGTGAAGTGATGAAGTTTGTTATTTCAGTCTTCTGTATCTCAGTACAAACCTGTAACATCTTTATTTTACTTGTACATGAACTCAAGTCCAGTTCATGATTCTTCATTAAAACAATTTACtaactattattttataaattagtgATCTACAGTCCAAATGAATGTTAACGAGCATATTTATCTGCAGTGTAACATCTTCCTCTGTTTGATGTTTCTCTCATCGGCTCTTTGTGTCTGAGTCAAGTGTTCATAATGGATCAGTAGAGAGAGctttaaaatcatcacaatgTTCCTCAGTGTTACTTCATGATATATCTTTAatataatcatgaaaatatagttaaatattcaATAAATCACCAGCAGGAGAAGCAGCTCAAGTCTTTGAGTGACGTGTTTCTGATGTTTCCACTGCTGCTCCTGTTCACATCCAAACCATAAAACAGCGAAAGAATAATgaacaaactgattcatgaatctTTGTCCATTTGTCTTTCTTAAAGTGAGCACAAGACTCGTCTTTATCAATCAGAAGAAAAACTGGAGAAACGCTCAGAGATACTGCAAACAGAATCACACTGATCTGGTCAGTGTGAGAAACCAGGATGAGAATGAGAAGATTAAGAAGATCATTAGTGATAATCACTCATCTGGATCATATGTCTGGATCGGTCTGTTCAGAGACTCATGGCAGTGGTCAGATCAGAGTAACTACTCTTTCAGTTACTGGGACACTGGTGAACCTAATAATGCTGGAGGTGATGAAAACTGTACACATGTTGAAAAGAGCGCTCAGGGACGATGGAATGATGAGTATTGTAACAATCGATATCCTTTTGTGTGTCATGAAGGTGAGTAGAtcctcacaaaacacacacaatccATCATCTCCTCCAGATCTCGTAAAGTTCCCGCTACATGTCTGACATGACAAATTCATCCACAGTGTTTGTTCTGATGTTGTTTTTGGTCAGTCTCTCTCTAGTTTCTGCTTGTGCTCTGTTTGGTTTCCAGATAAACTGATTGTGATCAGAGAGAATCTGACGTGGTCTGAAGCTCTGAGATACTGCAGACAGAATCATGTGGATCTGGTCTCGGTTCATTCACAAGAGATTCAGCGTCGTGTGATGAACGTGGTACACCTGGCGTCTACTGCGGAGCTGTGGTTGGGTTTACGTCACTCCTGCACTGTGGGCATCTGGTTCTGGGTGAGTGGAGAGACCGTGTGCTATCAGAACTGGGCTCCAGGGAACGGCACATCAGAGGAGGACTGTGAACACACAGTGAGATCTGGAGCAGTTCAGTCTGGAGGAGATCAGCGCTGGATCAGCCGTCCTGAAACTGACAAACTCAACTTCATCTGCAGCAGATATTAAGAGTGAAAGGATACACAGACCTTCATGTGAGGAAACAAGTGATTGTGTGTTCACTTCCTTTAACTTCATTTTCATTCATCACTTTATAAAGTAATCattttacatgtattaatttcagtttcagcagACAGTCACACTTGAGGGTTAAAAAGGCAGAAATGTTTCCTTCAGATGTTTGTTCATGTAGTTCACATATATTCTTCAATAAACTGTTAATGTATGTTATGCATTTCCAAATATTTCAGCATCTTTTTGTGTGTTACCATATTTTGGGGAAAAGAAAAAATTGTACCCAAACATTAGCTAGACTTGACAAAATAGAAAACCCTCCCTTTGTAAAACTGTTACTgtgaatatacaatatatatattaaagtcaaATGTCGAAAGTCGAAAGCCTCCCATTGATCtccatgacacacaaacacacacacacacacacacacacacacacacacacacacatatatatatatatatatatatatatatatatatatatatatatatatacaacaaaagaaaaattGCTAGAGGCAGCAAAATCATCATAAGCAAAATGTAATTGAAcatgttaattaaatgtattaatagtgGCGAAATGACTACTACTATGAAACAAGGTATAATTTCATTAATTGCTAAACCGGATAAAGATCCAAATATGATAGAAAATTGGAGACCAATCTCTCTTCTAACAACTGattataaatcatttactttAGTATTTACAAGAAGTTTACAAGaaggtttaaataaaattattagtgaATGCCAATCAGGTTTTTTAAAAGGACGACACATAACTAACAATATTAGACTTGTGCTTGACCTTTTGGATTATGCTGAGAATGTTGATGAAGGAGCCGTAATTTTCTTTTTAGACTTTTATAAAGCGTTCGATACaattgaacaatatatatatatatatatatatatatatatatatatatatatatatatatatatatatatatatatatatatatatatatatatatatattaaactataacACTTTTTGGATtcggaaatacatttttgaatgtagttaaaatgttttacaatgatTTTAATAGTTCTGTAATACTTAACACTTCCACCTCTAAAAGATTTAACATTAACCAAGGAGTACGTCAAGGTTGTCCAATTTccccctttttatttttgttggttgTCGAGTTATTATCCATTGGTATTGCTAATAATGAACAAATTCAAGGTCTCCAAATTTTTGGTAAAGAAATTTAAATTTCAGAAGGCTTATCTCGATTTGTCTATCCCGCCTTATCTTTATATGTTAAAGACTCTTATTCTAAAGATatcaataatctgttttattcttttatttggaaaaacaaaTCCCAAAGACTGAAGAAAGGGGTTCTTACTAACAAGAAAGCTGAAGGGGGTCTGGAAATACTCTATTTTGAAGATGTTAATAGAACTTTTAAAATCAGTtggattaaaaacaaaatgtttgattAATCGTTACTCCCTTTGGAACCACATACCACACAGTCTCTTTGACCAAATAGGTGGCTTACAATTTCTGTTAACTTGTGACTTTAATATTTCTAAACTCCCTCTTAAATTGTCAAAATTCCACCAGCAAATGCTTTTAGCATGGAAAATTTGCTACTCACACAATTTCTCTCCTCACACTGCCTTCATATGGAATAATATCAATATAACTATTGCCAATAgatctttatttttaaggaattgGTTTAACAGAGATATTAATCATCTTCTGAATATGTTTGATAATTTTGGAAagcttttaacttattttaaggAATTTAATTTGGTCATTAAAGCTTTTCCTCCTACTCTTGTACATCTGGTTACAAGTCATATTCACTACAACTCTATAGTAAGGACAAAACCAAATTTAACTTGAACTGATCGgtaaaaaatgcaataacaagCATATTTACACTATTttccaaaaccaaaataaaataacacctcAAGGAAAATGTTTTTGGAACTCTATTATTGATAATATAAATTGTAAGACTGATTGGTTAATCccatttaaatattgtattaataacaaaactaaagaaatacattttaacattttgcaaACCATCTAGCCTGTTAAATCAATAAGTTCAAGATACTCTGATATTGATGATTTATgttcttttttgtaaaaatgagAAAGAGGTGTTAACACGTTTTTTGATTGTAAAATTTCTCAAAAGTTTTGGAAGGAATTGGCAGATAAAATTTTTTTCTCTTGTGAAGGATAAATACTATTTTTCTTTAAAGGATATTATTGTGTACTATGAaaataaggcaaggcaagtttatttatatagcacatttcatacacaatggtaattcaaagtgctttacacaaaagaaagtaaaataatcgtgaagaaaaataataacaaaaataaaacaagtaattttaaaacttttaaaatgattaaaacatttaaaaacagttagaaaatgattttacataaaaataataataataaaacaataataaaacataaaacagtgaaaatatagtgcaatcggttcggacattgcacagtgctcattcaacaaatgcacagctaaaaagatgcgttttgagtctagatttaaatgtgactagtgttttagcacatctgatctcttctggaagctgattccaactgcgggcagcatagtaactaaaggcagactccccttgatttgtgtgaacccttggtatttctaactgacttgatcctaatgatctgagtgctctgttaggtttatattcagtgaacatatctgcaatatatttcggtcctaggtcatttagtgacttatatacgagtaaaagtactttaaaatcaatcctaaaagtaactggaagccagtgtaaggacctgaggactggtgtgaaaTGCTCAGATGTTCTGGTtgtagtcagaatcctggcagcagcgttctggatgagctgcagttgtctaatggtctttttgggaaggccagtgaggagtccattacaatagtccaccctgctggtgatgaaggcatgaacaagtttctccaagtcttgactggaaacaaaacatctaattcttgcaatgttttttaaatgatagtatgctaatttagttactgctttgacatgactactgaaactaaggtctgtctccagaatcacaccaagattcctgacttgatttttagttgtttgacccctagagtcaaggtatgcattcaccttgaacacttcatctttgtttccaaatgcaatgacttcagttttttccttgtttaactgaagaaagttctggcacatccaattattaatttcatcaatgcattggcagagggagtcaatggggctatagtcatttggagataagactaggtaaatctgggtatcatcagcatagctgtgataggcaatttggttctttctcattatttgacttagtggaagcatatacaggctaaacaagagcggtgcaagaattgacccttgtgggactccgcatgtcatggacgtccacttagacttatgctctcctagactcacataatagcctctcccttctaagtatgatctgaaccatttgagtaccatcccagaaagccagacccagttttccagtctctctagtagtatgttatgattgacagtgtcaaacgcagcactgagatctagcaataccagcaccgatattttgccagaatcacaatttaagcgaatatcatttattatcttaatgagtgctgtctctgtgctgtgatgtggtcggaaaccagattgaaaattgtccaggtatccatttgagtttaagtatttgttcagctgattaaaaactaccttttctataattttgcctataaaaggaagattagatattggtctaaaattgctcaaaattgtgttatcaagattggtctttttcaggaggggctttacaactgcagtttttagggagtttggaaatgtcccagaaagaagtgaggcattcaccacttctaagagatctgcttttaagcagtcaaacacacttttgaaaaaaaaagatgtgggaagtgtgtcaagacaacaggttgatgattttagttgctgcactatgtcttccagaattttgctatcaattttttcaaaaatagacatagtatctttttgatattttggctgaatctgtctgacctctgcattacttgaggatgtgctaatcgccttcctgatatttatgatcttctcagaaaagaaagaagcaaactcattgcatttgctgtctgatagcatatcagtgggaatttgacttggggggtttgtcagtctctcaacagtggcaaaaagagtacgagtgttatttaagttactgtttataaagtttgtgaagaagttctgtctagctgtggctagtttcacattaaaagcatgaaggatgtctttataggtGCTATAGTGAATATCAAGTtttgtcttcctccacatccgctcggcttttctgcattgtcttttcatagtctgaactcctgttgatcttctccaaactgatttctgtctgtttgttttcttactgactattattggtgcaatatcatcaataacattcttaacttttgagttgaaggaatcaaggagaatttcaacagagtctgcagaaatgcttggtgttaaagatatagcctccataaatagtacacttgtgttctcatttATGCATCAGATTctagacagatctagattcagtggtagcagagatcagtatatcaaagaaaatacagaagtgatcagatagtactatgtccttaataacaatggatgaaatgtttagacccctactgatgattagatccagagtgtgtccacctttgtgtgtgggtccatgcacatgctgaatcaggtcaaaggtgtttaaaacagttatcatttcttttgtagttttgttttctgcattatctatgtgaatattaaaatcccctgcaattgcaaaacagtcaaactctgaggaaattattgataacatttctgtgacctcttcaataAAGGCTGgcgagtattttgga is a genomic window of Carassius auratus strain Wakin chromosome 23, ASM336829v1, whole genome shotgun sequence containing:
- the LOC113041677 gene encoding C-type mannose receptor 2-like, producing the protein MEQTLYFILLLVALCSVSECVQRQYHFINEKKTWTEAQRYCRENYTDLATADNMNDMNELMKSVINERFWIGLQRKWHWSSGEPALYLNWAPAQPDGRDECAVMRNGQWNDLGCSNNYQFICNNMSTRLVFINQKKNWRNAQRYCKQNHTDLVSVRNQDENEKIKKIISDNHSSGSYVWIGLFRDSWQWSDQSNYSFSYWDTGEPNNAGGDENCTHVEKSAQGRWNDEYCNNRYPFVCHEDKLIVIRENLTWSEALRYCRQNHVDLVSVHSQEIQRRVMNVVHLASTAELWLGLRHSCTVGIWFWVSGETVCYQNWAPGNGTSEEDCEHTVRSGAVQSGGDQRWISRPETDKLNFICSRY